One Deltaproteobacteria bacterium DNA segment encodes these proteins:
- a CDS encoding serine hydrolase: MDFEAVEKAFQDAVADGVFPGASLLVGAGDEILYEQVFGFRSLVPEKSPLVPQTIYDLASLTKPLATTLAIMLLVRERKIRLDDQVTRFVPMFGVFGKSATTFRQLLNHTSGLPAHKPFYEMIAKNEKAGRINFVASQAAKNWVLGEIHREKPLSAPGTQLLYSDLGFMLLAEMVEIISGLPLDRFCRERIFKPLALRSIAFVDLSQLRTRRLKPVVEMIAPTEHCPWRKKVLCGEVHDDNAYAMGGVAGHAGLFASARDIHNLLARLNRCLHGQDEFLPASVLEEFLSRDMSVANSTYALGWDTPSPSGSSSGSYFSPRSVGHLGFTGTSVWWDLQKNCHVILLTNRVHPTRKNEKIREFRPLIHDLIMKALFP, translated from the coding sequence ATGGACTTTGAAGCCGTAGAGAAAGCCTTCCAAGACGCCGTTGCCGACGGCGTCTTTCCCGGTGCGTCATTGTTGGTCGGTGCCGGCGACGAAATTCTTTATGAGCAGGTCTTTGGCTTTCGCTCTTTGGTTCCGGAAAAAAGTCCGCTCGTGCCCCAGACAATCTACGATTTGGCCTCGCTCACCAAGCCGCTGGCGACCACGCTGGCGATCATGCTGCTCGTGCGCGAGAGAAAAATTCGTCTCGACGATCAGGTGACCCGTTTCGTGCCGATGTTTGGCGTCTTCGGCAAGAGCGCGACCACGTTTCGCCAGCTATTGAATCATACCTCCGGATTGCCGGCCCATAAGCCGTTCTACGAGATGATCGCCAAGAACGAAAAAGCCGGCCGCATTAACTTTGTCGCCAGCCAAGCGGCAAAGAATTGGGTGCTTGGCGAGATTCACCGCGAGAAACCGCTGAGCGCCCCGGGGACGCAGCTGCTCTATAGCGATCTTGGCTTCATGCTGCTGGCGGAGATGGTTGAGATCATCAGCGGCTTGCCCTTGGATCGCTTTTGCCGGGAGCGGATTTTCAAGCCACTGGCGCTGCGCTCGATCGCCTTCGTCGATTTGAGCCAGTTGCGCACGCGACGCCTCAAGCCAGTCGTCGAGATGATCGCGCCGACGGAGCACTGTCCCTGGCGCAAAAAGGTTCTCTGCGGCGAAGTGCACGATGATAACGCCTACGCCATGGGCGGAGTTGCGGGACATGCGGGTCTTTTTGCCTCGGCGCGCGATATTCACAATCTGCTGGCGCGCTTGAACCGCTGCCTGCACGGTCAGGACGAGTTTCTGCCGGCTTCGGTTCTAGAAGAATTTTTGTCGCGCGATATGTCGGTTGCCAACTCGACCTATGCGCTGGGCTGGGACACGCCCTCGCCGAGCGGTTCATCGAGCGGCAGTTATTTTTCGCCCCGTTCCGTCGGTCATCTCGGTTTCACCGGCACCTCGGTTTGGTGGGACCTGCAAAAGAATTGTCACGTTATCTTGCTCACGAACCGCGTCCATCCGACCCGCAAAAACGAAAAGATCCGCGAGTTCCGCCCACTGATCCACGACCTTATTATGAAAGCACTTTTTCCATGA
- a CDS encoding co-chaperone GroES translates to MKIRPLQDRVIVKRIAEEEKTAGGIIIPDTAKEKPQEGKVIAVGKGKVSDDGKITPLDVKVNDRVLFGKYSGSDINIDGEEHLIMREEDILGIVEK, encoded by the coding sequence GTGAAAATTAGGCCTTTACAGGATCGGGTCATCGTCAAGAGAATTGCGGAAGAGGAGAAAACCGCTGGGGGGATCATCATCCCCGACACGGCAAAAGAAAAACCCCAAGAAGGTAAGGTCATAGCCGTTGGCAAGGGCAAAGTCAGCGACGATGGCAAGATCACTCCGCTCGACGTCAAGGTCAACGACCGCGTGCTCTTCGGCAAATACTCAGGCAGCGACATCAACATTGATGGCGAAGAACATTTGATTATGCGTGAGGAAGACATCCTCGGTATTGTCGAAAAGTAA
- the folK gene encoding 2-amino-4-hydroxy-6-hydroxymethyldihydropteridine diphosphokinase, whose product MRRQRKVEGGRGKNPARETLRNLSHETGSVANAVAHQVYVGIGSNIGDRKENFLEALTRLAKLPDTKILKESSLYESEPLGESKDWYVNGAIEIETKFKPDMLLKKFQNIERTMGRKKVKKRWGARIIDLDILLFDALVVKKKTLRIPHPEIVNRKFVLVPLSEIAPQLIHPELGVTISELLIHAKDTKKIHLFHS is encoded by the coding sequence TTGCGTCGACAAAGAAAGGTTGAAGGAGGTCGCGGAAAGAATCCGGCGCGTGAAACTCTAAGGAATCTTTCTCACGAAACAGGCTCCGTGGCCAACGCCGTAGCCCATCAAGTATACGTCGGTATCGGCTCCAACATTGGGGACCGGAAAGAAAATTTTCTGGAAGCCTTGACCCGGCTCGCCAAGCTGCCCGACACCAAGATTCTCAAAGAGTCCTCGCTCTATGAGAGCGAGCCGCTCGGGGAGTCGAAGGACTGGTACGTCAACGGCGCCATCGAGATCGAGACCAAATTCAAGCCCGACATGCTGCTCAAAAAATTCCAGAACATTGAGCGGACGATGGGCCGCAAAAAGGTCAAAAAACGCTGGGGCGCACGCATCATCGATCTCGACATTCTGTTGTTCGATGCCTTGGTCGTGAAGAAAAAAACTCTGCGCATCCCCCACCCGGAAATCGTCAACCGCAAATTTGTCCTGGTGCCGTTGAGTGAAATTGCGCCGCAGTTGATCCATCCCGAGCTCGGCGTGACGATTTCAGAATTGTTGATCCACGCCAAGGACACCAAAAAGATTCACCTCTTCCACTCTTGA
- a CDS encoding DUF507 family protein — MHLSESRLSHLAHLIVNGLRQGGLVQFPSEGRALAETKQALHEFFQREDNVDEIVRKKIQSLSRPVPVGSREYDILYRKYFEEESRKQRR, encoded by the coding sequence ATGCATCTTTCGGAAAGCCGGCTGTCTCACCTCGCTCATCTGATTGTCAACGGGCTGCGCCAAGGCGGGCTCGTGCAATTTCCCAGCGAGGGCCGCGCGTTGGCGGAAACCAAACAAGCGCTGCACGAATTTTTTCAGCGCGAGGACAACGTTGACGAGATCGTGCGGAAAAAGATCCAATCGCTTTCCCGTCCCGTGCCGGTGGGCAGCCGCGAGTACGATATTCTGTACCGCAAGTACTTCGAGGAGGAGAGCCGTAAGCAGCGCCGGTAG
- a CDS encoding DUF507 family protein, with protein MKIKPDQLERLAQVVLARYKSKELLVSKCSEEQLKGQIIATVAQNFNEEEAIEEEARKLLAGHPQAGREIDSYKMFLLAKQKLAQKKGFVL; from the coding sequence ATGAAAATCAAGCCGGACCAATTAGAACGCCTAGCGCAAGTGGTGCTGGCCCGCTATAAGAGCAAAGAACTGCTGGTCAGCAAATGCTCAGAAGAGCAGCTCAAGGGGCAGATCATCGCAACGGTGGCGCAGAACTTCAACGAAGAGGAAGCCATCGAGGAAGAAGCGCGCAAGCTCTTGGCCGGCCATCCGCAGGCGGGCCGTGAGATCGACTCCTATAAGATGTTCCTATTGGCGAAACAAAAATTGGCGCAGAAGAAGGGCTTTGTTCTGTAA
- the mpl gene encoding UDP-N-acetylmuramate:L-alanyl-gamma-D-glutamyl-meso-diaminopimelate ligase, which produces MNQRPAAGSHIHLIAICGVGMASLAGLLQAQGYRVTGSDQNVYPPMSTYLASIGIAVEPGFRAEHVVPHPDLVIIGNAVSRGNPEAEAVLAQNLPYMSFPQALGEFLIGERQALVVAGTHGKTTTTALAAWVLDQAGLAPGYFVGGVPVNYGSGWRTGDGNHVVLEGDEYDTAFFDKGPKFLHYRPRQVILTSVEFDHADIYRDLDHLKQSFRRLMEIIPQDGQLVVCGDYPAGLEVAALAKCRTAAYGSAADCDWTIKNLEMRSGRSFFEPCYRGSSEGRVEAALIGRHNVQNALAVYAMARALGMERSRILDGFATFEGVKRRQEVRGERREVLVMDDFAHHPTAVRETIDAVQQAYSGRRVWAVFEPRSATSRRKIFEKEFAEALSHAERTIVADLYQPEKIPEADRLSVDRVVSGVNQLRVGSALRIDRAEDIAEHLAQHATARDLILVMSNGGFDGIHEKILQALAC; this is translated from the coding sequence ATGAACCAACGGCCCGCCGCCGGTAGTCACATCCATCTGATCGCAATCTGTGGAGTCGGCATGGCATCTCTGGCGGGGCTGTTGCAGGCCCAGGGCTACCGCGTCACTGGCTCGGACCAGAACGTTTACCCGCCCATGAGCACCTATTTGGCGAGCATTGGCATCGCGGTGGAGCCCGGCTTTCGTGCCGAGCATGTCGTGCCGCACCCCGATCTCGTCATCATCGGCAACGCGGTTTCGCGAGGTAATCCTGAGGCTGAAGCCGTGCTCGCGCAGAACCTGCCCTACATGTCGTTTCCTCAGGCGCTCGGCGAGTTCTTGATCGGAGAGCGGCAAGCGTTGGTGGTTGCTGGAACCCATGGCAAAACGACCACCACTGCGCTTGCTGCTTGGGTGCTCGACCAGGCCGGTTTGGCGCCCGGTTATTTCGTCGGCGGTGTGCCTGTGAACTATGGCAGCGGCTGGCGCACCGGCGACGGCAACCATGTGGTCCTGGAAGGGGACGAGTACGACACCGCATTCTTCGACAAGGGTCCCAAGTTTCTGCACTATCGGCCGCGACAAGTGATTTTGACCAGCGTCGAGTTCGATCACGCGGATATCTACCGAGATCTAGATCATCTCAAGCAATCGTTTCGCCGCCTGATGGAAATCATCCCGCAAGACGGGCAGCTCGTCGTCTGCGGCGATTATCCCGCGGGCTTGGAAGTGGCGGCGTTGGCCAAGTGCCGCACGGCGGCGTACGGATCGGCGGCGGACTGCGACTGGACAATCAAAAACCTCGAGATGCGCAGTGGCCGGAGTTTCTTCGAACCCTGCTACCGCGGCTCCTCGGAAGGCCGTGTCGAAGCGGCATTGATCGGCCGCCACAATGTCCAGAACGCCTTGGCAGTTTACGCCATGGCGCGCGCCCTGGGCATGGAGCGCAGCCGGATCCTCGACGGCTTTGCGACGTTCGAAGGCGTCAAGCGCCGCCAGGAGGTGCGCGGCGAAAGGCGTGAGGTGTTGGTGATGGATGACTTTGCCCACCACCCGACAGCTGTGCGTGAAACCATCGACGCCGTTCAACAGGCGTATTCAGGACGCCGAGTGTGGGCGGTCTTTGAGCCGCGCAGCGCCACCAGCCGGCGAAAAATTTTCGAAAAGGAATTTGCCGAGGCCTTGAGCCATGCCGAACGGACGATCGTTGCCGACTTGTATCAGCCGGAAAAAATTCCCGAAGCCGATCGATTGTCGGTGGATCGCGTGGTGTCCGGAGTCAATCAACTGCGCGTGGGCTCGGCGCTGCGCATTGACCGTGCCGAGGACATCGCCGAGCACTTGGCTCAGCACGCCACCGCCCGCGATTTGATCTTGGTTATGTCAAACGGCGGCTTTGACGGCATTCATGAAAAGATCCTGCAGGCGCTAGCGTGTTAG
- the groL gene encoding chaperonin GroEL → MAAKIVKFNRDARDAILKGVNILADAVTVTLGPKGRNVVLDKSFGAPNVTKDGVTVAKEVELEDKFENMGAQMVKEVASKTSDVAGDGTTTATVLARQIFAEGVKLVAAGHDPMTLKRGIDKAVNAMIGELKDLSKPTKDQKEIAQVGTIAANNDSTIGDVIAEAMNKVGKEGVITVEEAKGLETTLDVVEGMQFDRGYLSPYFVTDPERMECVLENPYLLIHEKKISTMKDILPILEQIAKSGKPFIIIAEEIEGEALATLVVNKIRGTLQCVAVKAPGFGDRRKAMLEDIAILTGGKLIAEELGIKLDNIGLNDLGRAKRVVVDKDNSTIVDGAGKKSDLEGRIKQIRAQIDETTSDYDREKLQERLAKLIGGVAVINVGAATEVEMKEKKARVEDALHATRAAVEEGIVPGGGVALLRTSSVLDKLRVSEEERWGVNIIKRAAEEPLRRIAGNAGVEGSIALQKVREGKGSFGFNAASEEYGDLLKAGIIDSAKVVRTALQNAASVASMLLTTEAMVAEKPDDKPAMPPMPGGGGMGGMGGMGGMGGMM, encoded by the coding sequence ATGGCAGCGAAAATAGTAAAGTTTAACCGCGACGCGCGCGATGCGATTCTCAAGGGCGTCAACATTCTCGCCGACGCCGTGACCGTCACCCTTGGCCCCAAAGGCAGAAACGTCGTGCTGGACAAATCCTTCGGCGCACCCAACGTCACCAAAGACGGCGTCACCGTCGCCAAAGAAGTCGAGCTCGAAGACAAGTTCGAGAACATGGGCGCGCAAATGGTCAAAGAAGTCGCGAGCAAGACCTCCGACGTTGCCGGCGACGGCACCACCACCGCGACCGTGTTGGCGCGGCAAATTTTCGCCGAAGGCGTCAAGCTGGTCGCCGCCGGCCATGATCCGATGACGCTCAAGCGCGGCATCGACAAAGCGGTCAACGCCATGATCGGCGAACTGAAAGATCTCTCCAAGCCGACCAAAGACCAAAAAGAAATCGCCCAGGTGGGCACCATAGCGGCGAACAATGACTCGACCATCGGCGACGTCATTGCCGAAGCGATGAATAAAGTCGGCAAAGAAGGCGTCATCACCGTCGAAGAAGCCAAAGGTTTAGAGACCACGCTCGACGTCGTCGAAGGCATGCAGTTCGACCGCGGTTATCTCTCCCCCTATTTCGTCACCGATCCGGAAAGAATGGAATGCGTGCTGGAAAATCCTTACCTGTTGATCCACGAAAAAAAGATCAGCACGATGAAGGATATCCTGCCGATCCTCGAACAGATCGCCAAGTCCGGCAAGCCTTTCATCATCATCGCCGAAGAGATCGAAGGCGAAGCGCTGGCGACGCTGGTCGTCAATAAGATTCGCGGCACGCTACAATGCGTTGCGGTCAAAGCCCCGGGCTTTGGCGACCGGCGCAAAGCGATGTTGGAAGATATCGCGATTCTCACCGGCGGCAAACTGATCGCCGAAGAGTTGGGCATCAAGCTTGACAACATTGGCCTCAATGACTTGGGCCGCGCCAAACGGGTGGTCGTCGACAAAGACAACTCGACGATCGTCGACGGCGCCGGCAAGAAGTCGGACCTCGAAGGGCGTATCAAACAGATCCGCGCGCAAATCGATGAGACCACCTCGGATTACGACCGCGAAAAACTGCAAGAACGCTTGGCCAAATTGATTGGCGGCGTCGCCGTCATCAACGTCGGCGCGGCCACCGAAGTCGAAATGAAAGAGAAGAAAGCCCGCGTCGAAGATGCGCTGCATGCGACCCGCGCGGCCGTAGAAGAAGGCATTGTGCCGGGGGGCGGAGTCGCTCTGCTGCGCACCTCTTCGGTTCTCGATAAACTGCGCGTCTCGGAAGAAGAAAGATGGGGCGTTAACATTATCAAGCGCGCTGCCGAAGAGCCGCTGCGCCGCATCGCCGGCAATGCCGGCGTCGAGGGCTCCATCGCCCTGCAAAAAGTCCGCGAGGGCAAAGGCTCCTTCGGCTTCAACGCCGCTTCAGAAGAATACGGAGACCTGCTCAAGGCCGGCATCATCGATTCGGCCAAGGTCGTGCGCACGGCGCTGCAAAACGCTGCGTCGGTGGCTAGCATGCTCTTGACCACTGAGGCGATGGTCGCCGAGAAGCCGGACGACAAGCCGGCGATGCCGCCAATGCCGGGCGGTGGTGGCATGGGCGGAATGGGTGGTATGGGCGGCATGGGCGGCATGATGTAA
- a CDS encoding LD-carboxypeptidase: MKRPKSPLVVHKPAPLRTGSRIAIVAPAGCVRETELMAGIEAIRSQGFEPVWSDDVLARKAYLAGDERLRARDLLQAFRRDDVDGIFCARGGFGSMQLLPLLAQERKIPVKIFAGYSDITTLLNWFYQYRAMVAFHAPMVAMDLAKGISGRTHQQFWGTLTGAVESQWNLPLGRVIRPGVAEAPLMGGCLTLLAASLGTPYEIDTRGHILFLEDVGEKPYRLERLLTQLKLAGKFAALAGVVLGDFTDCDASGPRDIGAIVAEIFDGAPYPVVMGLAAGHGDENLTLPLGVAMRLDGDNARLALLESPVRQ, from the coding sequence ATGAAAAGGCCGAAAAGCCCGTTGGTTGTGCATAAGCCTGCGCCTCTACGCACCGGTAGCCGCATAGCAATCGTGGCACCGGCCGGCTGCGTCCGCGAAACTGAGCTTATGGCGGGGATCGAGGCGATTCGCAGCCAAGGCTTCGAGCCGGTTTGGTCGGACGATGTCTTGGCGCGTAAAGCCTATCTCGCCGGTGATGAGCGGCTGCGCGCGCGCGATCTCCTTCAGGCCTTTCGCCGCGACGACGTCGACGGGATTTTTTGTGCCCGCGGTGGTTTCGGCTCCATGCAGCTGTTGCCGCTGTTGGCGCAAGAGAGAAAAATTCCGGTGAAAATATTCGCCGGCTACAGCGACATTACGACGCTACTCAACTGGTTTTACCAATATCGCGCGATGGTGGCGTTTCACGCGCCCATGGTTGCCATGGACTTAGCGAAGGGGATCAGCGGTCGCACCCATCAACAGTTTTGGGGCACCTTGACCGGCGCCGTCGAATCACAGTGGAACCTTCCGTTGGGTCGAGTGATTCGCCCCGGCGTCGCCGAAGCGCCGCTCATGGGCGGGTGTTTGACCCTGCTGGCGGCCTCCCTGGGTACGCCCTATGAGATCGACACGCGCGGGCATATATTGTTTCTCGAAGACGTCGGCGAAAAGCCCTATCGTTTGGAGCGGCTGTTGACCCAGCTCAAGTTGGCCGGGAAATTCGCCGCATTGGCGGGTGTGGTGTTGGGCGATTTCACTGACTGCGACGCCAGCGGTCCGCGGGATATCGGTGCGATCGTCGCCGAGATTTTCGACGGCGCGCCCTATCCCGTGGTGATGGGCTTGGCGGCCGGCCACGGCGACGAGAACTTAACCCTGCCATTGGGTGTTGCCATGCGCCTTGACGGCGACAACGCGCGTCTTGCTTTGCTTGAGTCGCCGGTGCGCCAGTAA